Proteins from one Desulfocurvus vexinensis DSM 17965 genomic window:
- a CDS encoding flagellin, translating into MSLVINTNLMAINAARNLSNSFGALGTSVRRLSSGLRIGTAADDAAGMAVREIMRSEIAALHQGARNANDAISLLQTADGALGVIDEKLIRMKELAEQAATGTYNSDQRLLIDSEYQAMASEITRIANATDFNGIYLLNGNLSGSTHDGSGIMPTGKMKIHFGTGNDCSEDYYYIQINTATASALGVGNQAPAGAGYSISTQSAAQNALDALNEAIVSKDNIRASLGALQNRLENTITNLEVQAENLQASESRISDADVALEMTEFVRQQILTQSAVAMLAQANSLPRLAMQLLGG; encoded by the coding sequence ATGTCTCTGGTCATCAACACAAACCTGATGGCGATCAACGCCGCCAGGAACCTGAGCAACTCCTTCGGGGCGCTCGGCACGTCGGTCCGCCGGCTGTCGTCCGGGCTGCGCATCGGCACCGCCGCCGACGACGCGGCGGGCATGGCCGTGCGCGAAATCATGCGTTCGGAAATCGCGGCCCTGCACCAGGGCGCCCGCAACGCCAACGACGCCATCTCGCTGCTCCAGACCGCCGACGGCGCCCTGGGCGTCATCGACGAGAAGCTGATCCGCATGAAGGAGCTGGCGGAACAGGCGGCCACGGGAACGTACAACTCCGACCAGCGCCTGCTCATCGACTCCGAGTACCAGGCCATGGCCTCGGAAATCACCCGTATCGCCAACGCCACGGACTTCAACGGCATCTACCTGCTCAACGGCAACCTCTCCGGGAGCACGCACGACGGCTCGGGGATCATGCCCACGGGCAAGATGAAGATCCACTTCGGCACGGGCAACGACTGCTCGGAGGACTACTACTACATCCAGATCAACACGGCCACGGCCTCGGCCCTGGGCGTGGGCAACCAGGCCCCGGCGGGCGCAGGCTACTCCATCTCCACCCAGTCCGCCGCGCAGAACGCCCTGGACGCCCTCAACGAGGCCATCGTCTCCAAGGACAACATCCGGGCCAGCCTCGGCGCGCTGCAAAACAGGCTGGAGAACACCATCACCAACCTGGAGGTCCAGGCCGAGAACCTCCAGGCCTCGGAGTCGCGCATCTCCGACGCGGACGTGGCCCTGGAGATGACCGAATTCGTGCGCCAGCAGATCCTGACCCAGTCCGCGGTGGCCATGCTGGCCCAAGCCAACAGCCTGCCGCGTCTGGCCATGCAGCTGCTCGGCGGCTAG
- the tsaB gene encoding tRNA (adenosine(37)-N6)-threonylcarbamoyltransferase complex dimerization subunit type 1 TsaB codes for MARKRPQTPELRPALVLCGAEERLQLVLAQDGAVLAAQELAVGGRAMQHTAPALAGLLDALGLTAAELTGVAVVRGPGSFTGLRMTMALALGLARAAGLPLAGLDYLPLLAAGPAPLLGGTLAVVTHSRTGQVYMQPFAMPQAAPLAGPAPMSLEAAARALGALPGPCRALGSGLRNNAAFFDAALPGMALPDTRFDQPLPHVLARAAQAAAFGPEPPEPLYLRASDAEDNLAAIAASRGLDPASARRQLDEATSRLDAPQA; via the coding sequence GTGGCCCGCAAACGCCCCCAGACTCCCGAGCTGCGCCCGGCCCTGGTGCTGTGCGGCGCCGAGGAGCGCCTCCAGCTCGTGCTGGCCCAGGACGGCGCCGTGCTCGCCGCCCAGGAGCTGGCCGTGGGAGGGCGCGCCATGCAGCACACGGCCCCGGCCCTGGCGGGCCTGCTGGACGCCCTGGGCCTGACGGCGGCGGAGCTGACCGGGGTGGCCGTGGTGCGCGGGCCGGGCAGCTTCACCGGGCTGCGCATGACCATGGCCCTGGCCCTGGGCCTGGCCCGGGCGGCGGGCCTGCCCCTGGCCGGGCTGGACTACCTGCCCCTGCTGGCCGCCGGGCCCGCGCCGCTGCTTGGCGGCACCCTGGCGGTCGTCACCCATTCGCGCACGGGCCAGGTCTACATGCAGCCCTTCGCCATGCCCCAGGCCGCGCCCCTGGCCGGGCCCGCGCCCATGAGCCTGGAGGCCGCCGCCCGGGCCCTGGGGGCCCTGCCCGGGCCCTGCCGCGCCCTGGGCAGCGGGCTGCGCAACAACGCCGCGTTCTTCGACGCCGCCCTGCCCGGCATGGCCCTGCCCGACACGCGCTTCGACCAGCCCCTGCCCCATGTGCTGGCCCGCGCCGCGCAGGCCGCCGCCTTCGGCCCCGAGCCCCCCGAGCCCCTGTACCTGCGCGCCAGCGACGCCGAGGACAACCTCGCGGCCATTGCCGCCAGCCGGGGCCTGGACCCCGCCAGCGCCCGCCGCCAGCTGGACGAGGCCACCTCGCGCCTGGACGCCCCGCAGGCCTGA
- the rseP gene encoding RIP metalloprotease RseP has protein sequence MQGAFAVILVLGALIFFHELGHFLVARLLGIGVKTFSLGFGPRLLAFDRGRTRYQLSLIPLGGYVQLVGESAQDDQPDGFTAAENFALRPPLHRMLVVAAGPVFNFVLAWVVLFGIYATAGKTELATTVGSVQAGSAAEAAGVLPGDHIAALDGVTVHFWNDMTERIAANQGQPIALTVERDGAVLVLDVTPRLSERRSIFGETITTPMLGVGSAGELATLPMHAGAAFIEGARDTWGYIVLTFKALVKIVERVIPLETVGGPIMIAQLVSQGAEQGIVSVLLLTAIISVNLGLINLFPIPVLDGGHILFFSLEMIFRRPVPERWQIMTTRLGIVFLVALMGLAIFNDILRLFTAPS, from the coding sequence ATGCAAGGTGCCTTCGCCGTCATCCTCGTTCTTGGAGCGCTGATCTTCTTCCACGAGCTGGGCCATTTCCTGGTCGCCCGGCTGCTGGGCATCGGGGTCAAGACCTTCTCCCTGGGCTTCGGGCCCCGGCTGCTGGCCTTCGACCGAGGCCGCACGCGCTACCAGCTTTCGCTCATCCCCCTGGGCGGCTACGTGCAGCTGGTGGGCGAGTCCGCCCAGGACGACCAGCCCGACGGCTTCACCGCCGCCGAAAACTTCGCCCTGCGCCCGCCGCTGCACCGCATGCTCGTGGTCGCCGCCGGGCCGGTGTTCAACTTCGTGCTGGCCTGGGTGGTGCTGTTTGGCATCTACGCCACGGCGGGCAAGACCGAGCTGGCCACCACCGTGGGCAGCGTGCAGGCGGGCAGCGCCGCCGAGGCCGCGGGCGTGCTGCCCGGCGACCACATCGCCGCCCTGGACGGCGTGACCGTGCACTTCTGGAACGACATGACCGAGCGCATCGCCGCCAACCAGGGCCAGCCCATCGCGCTGACCGTGGAGCGCGACGGCGCCGTCCTGGTCCTGGACGTGACCCCGCGCCTGTCCGAGCGGCGCTCCATCTTCGGGGAGACCATCACCACGCCCATGCTCGGCGTGGGCTCGGCGGGCGAGCTGGCCACCCTGCCCATGCACGCGGGCGCGGCCTTCATCGAGGGCGCCAGGGACACCTGGGGCTACATCGTGCTGACCTTCAAGGCCCTGGTCAAGATCGTGGAGCGCGTCATCCCCCTGGAGACAGTGGGCGGGCCGATCATGATCGCCCAGCTCGTGAGCCAGGGCGCCGAGCAGGGCATCGTCAGCGTGTTGCTGCTCACGGCCATCATCAGCGTGAACCTGGGGCTCATCAACCTCTTCCCCATCCCCGTGCTGGACGGCGGGCACATCCTGTTCTTCTCCCTGGAGATGATCTTCCGCCGCCCGGTGCCCGAGCGCTGGCAGATCATGACCACGCGCCTGGGCATCGTGTTCCTGGTGGCGCTCATGGGCCTGGCCATCTTCAACGACATCCTGCGGCTGTTCACCGCGCCGTCCTGA
- the dxr gene encoding 1-deoxy-D-xylulose-5-phosphate reductoisomerase, translating to MRYISPLVPRPGGPRRLVVLGSTGSIGVSALRVVAEHPGRFEVLALAGARNAALLAAQAAALRPPRLAVLTAEAAGELRALLPAGYAPEILVGPEAYVELATLPEADTVLAAQVGAAGLPPALAAARAGKVIALANKEALVLAGHLFRQECHASGAMILPVDSEHNALFQALAGHDPRHVRRLILTASGGPFRGKGRAELARVTRAQALAHPNWSMGAKISVDSATLMNKGLEVIEAAHLFGLGPEAIEVVVHPQSIVHSLVEYHDRSVLAHLGPPDMRIAIAYALCWPERAALSLEPLDLVRAGHLTFEAPALDIFPCLAYAFQALAAGPSHPVAVNAANEVAVELFLAGQIGFLDIPALVGRALEAHQPRPVDSLEAILELDGATRATVRAWAANP from the coding sequence ATGCGCTACATCTCGCCCCTCGTTCCCCGGCCCGGCGGCCCCAGGCGGCTGGTGGTCCTGGGCAGCACCGGGTCCATCGGCGTCAGCGCGCTGCGCGTGGTGGCCGAGCATCCGGGGCGCTTCGAGGTCCTGGCCCTGGCCGGGGCGCGCAACGCCGCCCTGCTGGCCGCGCAGGCCGCTGCCCTGCGCCCGCCCCGGCTGGCGGTGCTCACCGCCGAGGCCGCCGGGGAGCTGCGCGCCCTGCTGCCCGCAGGCTACGCCCCCGAGATCCTCGTCGGCCCCGAAGCCTACGTCGAGCTGGCCACCCTGCCAGAGGCCGACACGGTGCTGGCGGCCCAGGTAGGCGCGGCGGGGCTGCCCCCGGCCCTGGCCGCCGCCCGCGCGGGCAAGGTCATCGCCCTGGCCAACAAGGAGGCCCTGGTGCTGGCCGGGCATCTGTTCCGCCAGGAATGCCACGCCTCCGGAGCCATGATCCTGCCCGTGGACTCGGAGCACAACGCCCTGTTCCAGGCCCTGGCCGGACACGACCCGCGCCATGTGCGCCGCCTGATCCTCACGGCCTCGGGCGGGCCCTTCCGGGGCAAGGGCCGCGCGGAGCTGGCCCGCGTCACCCGCGCCCAGGCCCTGGCCCACCCCAACTGGTCCATGGGCGCCAAGATCAGCGTGGACTCGGCGACCCTGATGAACAAGGGCCTGGAGGTCATCGAGGCCGCGCACCTCTTCGGCCTGGGGCCGGAGGCCATCGAGGTGGTGGTCCATCCGCAAAGCATCGTCCACTCGCTGGTGGAATACCACGACCGCTCGGTGCTCGCGCACCTCGGCCCGCCGGACATGCGCATCGCCATCGCCTACGCCCTGTGCTGGCCCGAGCGGGCCGCGCTGTCCCTGGAGCCGCTGGACCTGGTGCGCGCCGGGCACTTGACCTTCGAAGCCCCGGCATTAGATATCTTTCCTTGCCTGGCCTACGCCTTCCAGGCCCTAGCCGCGGGCCCGAGCCACCCCGTGGCCGTGAACGCCGCCAACGAGGTGGCCGTGGAACTGTTCCTGGCCGGGCAGATCGGCTTCCTGGACATCCCCGCCCTGGTGGGCCGGGCCCTGGAAGCCCACCAGCCCCGGCCCGTGGACAGCCTGGAAGCCATCCTGGAGCTGGACGGCGCCACCCGCGCCACGGTCCGCGCCTGGGCCGCCAACCCCTGA
- a CDS encoding phosphatidate cytidylyltransferase, which produces MPLSDSHKKRVTTALILLPLLALAITLRGWPEFVLLAALSSAGLWEFYSMFWSGGRHAPLKAAGLALGVLILYAGKTGQPWMILGALIGAFWVCNLWFLCRYAERPEDQGEESSYGRASVLLTGLLYLPVMLQFLLGFERMEIILVLLATFASDTGAFYAGSLIGGPKIWPRVSPKKTWAGSLGGMTTSVGVCLLAGAVDEFWLAGAGAGRPWWMWALLGAGLNVSSQFGDFFESALKRRLGVKDSGTLLPGHGGVLDRIDSLLLAVATYAGLDAVFHFFRGAAN; this is translated from the coding sequence ATGCCCCTGTCCGACTCGCACAAGAAACGCGTGACCACGGCGCTCATCCTGCTGCCGCTGCTGGCCCTGGCCATCACCCTGCGGGGCTGGCCCGAGTTCGTCCTGCTGGCGGCGCTGTCCAGCGCGGGGCTGTGGGAGTTCTACAGCATGTTCTGGAGCGGCGGGCGCCACGCCCCGCTCAAGGCGGCGGGCCTGGCCCTGGGCGTGCTCATCCTCTACGCCGGCAAGACCGGGCAGCCCTGGATGATCCTGGGCGCGCTCATCGGCGCCTTCTGGGTCTGCAACCTGTGGTTCCTGTGCCGCTACGCCGAGCGCCCCGAGGACCAGGGCGAGGAGTCCTCCTACGGCCGGGCCTCGGTGCTGCTCACGGGCCTGCTCTACCTGCCGGTGATGCTCCAGTTCCTGCTGGGCTTCGAGCGCATGGAGATCATCCTGGTGCTGCTGGCGACATTCGCCTCGGACACCGGGGCCTTCTACGCCGGGTCGCTCATCGGCGGCCCGAAGATCTGGCCCCGGGTCAGCCCCAAGAAGACCTGGGCGGGCAGCCTGGGCGGAATGACCACCAGCGTGGGCGTCTGCCTGCTGGCCGGGGCGGTGGACGAATTCTGGCTGGCCGGGGCCGGGGCGGGCAGGCCGTGGTGGATGTGGGCCCTGCTGGGCGCGGGGCTGAACGTCTCCTCCCAGTTCGGCGACTTCTTCGAGTCGGCCCTCAAGCGCCGCCTGGGCGTCAAGGACTCGGGCACCCTGCTGCCCGGCCACGGCGGCGTGCTCGACCGCATCGACAGCCTGCTGCTGGCCGTGGCCACCTACGCGGGGCTGGACGCCGTGTTCCACTTCTTCCGCGGCGCCGCCAACTAG
- the uppS gene encoding polyprenyl diphosphate synthase: MEPPLHPTELPRHLAVIMDGNGRWAQARGLTRSQGHTAGTTAARAFVARCRELGIGHVTLYAFSRENWGRPKDEVESLFELMRRFLDKELDTLLAQDIRLNVLGDMDALPLLTRKALAHTVARTAKGRAMVLNLALNYSGRDEIVRAARRMVQDGLAPAQITEQALAERLYTAGQPDPDLIIRTSGELRLSNYLLFQCAYSELYFTPTLWPDFDAAELDKALADYATRKRRFGKTAEQIGPTP; this comes from the coding sequence ATGGAGCCGCCCCTGCACCCCACAGAACTTCCCCGGCATCTGGCCGTCATCATGGACGGCAACGGCCGCTGGGCCCAGGCCCGGGGCCTGACCCGCAGCCAGGGCCACACCGCCGGAACCACCGCCGCGCGGGCCTTCGTCGCCCGCTGCCGCGAGCTGGGCATCGGCCACGTCACCCTGTACGCCTTCTCGCGCGAGAACTGGGGCCGCCCCAAGGACGAGGTGGAGTCGCTCTTCGAGCTGATGCGCCGCTTCCTGGACAAGGAGCTGGACACCCTGCTGGCCCAGGACATCCGCCTGAACGTGCTGGGCGACATGGACGCCCTGCCGCTGCTCACGCGCAAGGCCCTGGCCCACACCGTGGCCCGCACGGCCAAGGGCCGGGCCATGGTCCTCAACCTGGCCCTGAACTACTCCGGGCGCGACGAGATCGTGCGCGCCGCCCGGCGCATGGTCCAGGACGGCCTGGCCCCCGCCCAGATCACCGAACAGGCCCTGGCCGAGCGCCTCTACACCGCAGGCCAGCCCGACCCGGACCTGATCATCCGCACCAGCGGCGAGCTGCGGCTGTCCAACTACCTGCTGTTCCAGTGCGCGTATTCCGAGCTGTATTTCACCCCGACCCTGTGGCCCGACTTCGACGCCGCCGAGCTGGACAAGGCCCTGGCCGACTACGCCACGCGCAAGCGCCGCTTCGGCAAGACCGCCGAACAGATCGGCCCAACCCCCTGA
- the frr gene encoding ribosome recycling factor yields the protein MQSVLDDSRQRMKKALAALEHDFAKLRTGRATPSLVEDISVDYYGTPTPLKQIASISVPESRSLTIQPWDRGAFSAIEKAIMKSDLGLTPVNDGKIIRINIPPLTEERRKDLVKVAKKYTEDCRVAMRNIRRDANDQLKKLQKDKAITEDDLRTGQADIQKITDDLIAEADKALDAKEKEVMEL from the coding sequence ATGCAGTCCGTTCTCGACGATTCCAGGCAGCGCATGAAGAAGGCCCTGGCGGCCCTGGAGCACGATTTCGCCAAGCTGCGCACCGGCCGCGCCACCCCGTCGCTGGTCGAGGACATCAGCGTGGACTACTACGGCACGCCCACGCCCCTCAAGCAGATCGCCTCCATCTCCGTGCCCGAGAGCCGCAGCCTGACCATCCAGCCCTGGGACCGCGGGGCCTTCTCGGCCATCGAGAAGGCCATCATGAAGTCCGACCTGGGCCTGACCCCGGTCAACGACGGCAAGATCATCCGCATCAACATCCCCCCGCTCACCGAGGAGCGCCGCAAGGATCTGGTCAAGGTCGCCAAGAAGTACACCGAGGACTGCCGCGTGGCCATGCGCAACATCCGCCGCGACGCCAACGACCAGCTGAAAAAGCTCCAGAAGGACAAGGCCATCACCGAGGACGACCTGCGCACCGGGCAGGCCGACATCCAGAAGATCACCGACGACCTGATCGCCGAGGCGGACAAGGCCCTGGACGCCAAGGAAAAGGAAGTCATGGAACTCTAG
- the pyrH gene encoding UMP kinase codes for MSELRFSRVLLKLSGEALAGTKKFGIDPESVSAFSKEIAEVVRMGLQVALVIGGGNIFRGMAASAKGMDRAQGDYMGMLATVMNALAVQDGLEKEGVQTRVMSAITMREVSEPYIRRRAVRHLEKGRVVICAAGTGNPYFTTDTAAALRAAELHCEAILKATKVDGVYDKDPEKHADATLFRNLTYIDVLSRRLQVMDSTAISLAMDNQMPICVFNLFGSGNIKKVVTGEDVGTTVQGGE; via the coding sequence ATGAGCGAACTGCGTTTCTCCAGGGTGCTGCTCAAGCTCTCCGGCGAGGCATTGGCGGGCACGAAAAAATTCGGTATAGACCCCGAATCCGTCAGCGCGTTCTCCAAGGAGATCGCCGAGGTCGTGCGCATGGGCCTGCAGGTGGCGCTGGTCATCGGCGGGGGCAACATCTTCCGCGGCATGGCCGCCAGCGCCAAGGGCATGGACCGCGCCCAGGGCGACTACATGGGCATGCTGGCCACGGTGATGAACGCCCTGGCCGTGCAGGACGGGCTGGAGAAGGAAGGCGTGCAGACCCGCGTGATGAGCGCCATCACCATGCGCGAGGTCTCCGAGCCCTACATCCGGCGCCGCGCCGTGCGCCACCTGGAGAAGGGCCGCGTGGTCATCTGCGCCGCAGGCACCGGCAACCCGTATTTCACCACGGACACCGCCGCCGCCCTGCGCGCCGCCGAGCTGCACTGCGAGGCCATCCTCAAGGCCACCAAGGTGGACGGCGTGTACGACAAGGACCCGGAGAAGCACGCCGACGCGACGCTGTTCAGGAACCTGACGTACATCGACGTGCTGAGCAGGCGGCTGCAGGTGATGGATTCCACCGCCATCTCCCTGGCCATGGACAACCAGATGCCCATCTGCGTGTTCAACCTGTTTGGCAGCGGCAACATCAAGAAGGTCGTCACCGGCGAAGACGTCGGGACCACCGTGCAAGGAGGAGAATAG